Within the Candidatus Delongbacteria bacterium genome, the region CCGGCGGACAGCAGCAGGGGGACCCAGAGGGACGCCCTGAGGACATGGGGAAGAGGATGGCCTGATCGCATGGCGGTTCCTTGTGCTGTTCGGCTCATGGTGCTTGTGTGACGTTGAGTGCCCGCGAGGTGGCGAAAGCGCGGTTTCCCGGCTTGCGTCGGTCCCGGCGGGCCGGCAGGCACTATGTAGGATGAGCCGGGCAATTCCCCGAGCGCAAGTTGCCCGGCGGCGAACTTCGTGGAGGGACAGAGAAACGGGGCCCCGCGGGGCCCCGTTTCAGAATCGGCTGGTCTGGGTCGGCTTACTTGAGCAGCACGGCCTTCAGGGTGTGGGACTGCCCACCCGCCGCGAGCGTGCAGAAGTAGACGCCCGAGCCGAAGCGCGTGGCGTCCCAGGTCACCTGGTGGCGACCCGCGCCGCGCACGCCCAGGTCCAGTTCCTCCACCAGCGCGCCGCGCATGTCGTGCACGGTGAGCGTGGCCGCCGCCAGCGCAGGCTGCGTCCAGTGGATGGTGGTGCTGGGGTTGAAGGGATTGGGATAGTTGGGCTCCACCGTGAAGGCGAGCTCCCGGCCTTCGTCCAGGCTGGACTCCATGTCGATGATGGTCAGCTGGTAGCCCTGGGTCTCGTCCTGGCCCGCGAAGTCGGCCACGATGAAGTAGTCGCCCGCCGGCACGTTGGCCATGGTCAGGGTCTCGCCCTGGGGGCCGGCGCCGTTGGCGTTGACGGCCGCGCCGCAGCTGGATTCGGGCTGCGCGCAGTTGCCCAGCAGCAGGATCACCTCGTCGGCGTTCCCGTCTCCCTGCAGGGTGACCTGCAGGTCCGTGGTCTGGCTGAGCACCAGGCGCGTTACTTCGTCGCGACCCGGGCTGTTGATGGCGCCCGGACAGCCCGTGCCGTTGTGATGGATGTTCATGGGGGCCGGCCGGCTCATCTGGACGATGTCGTGGAAGTTGCCCATGTCGACGTAGTTGTCGCAGGGGTCTTCCGGACCGCCCGCCAGGCTGACCGTCAGCGAGTAGTTCTGCGGGACCGGCACGCCGTCGAAGGAGTTGTTGCCGATCACCACGAAGTACTGGCCCGCCGGGAGGTTCTCATAGGTCAGGGCCTCCGGCGCGCAGGCCAGGTTGTCGTCCACATCGGACAACACGGAGCCGGCGGGATCCAGGTCGGTGAGGAAGAGGGCCGCGTCGAAGGCGTCCACCTCGCAGCTCAGGTGGATCGTCCGGGGCTCCGTCAGCGTGAAGCGGAACCAGTCCATGTCGCGCTGGCCGGCGTTGGCCCAGGTGGTGCCGCAAACCGTCTCGCCCAGCGCGATCTCGCCGTAGCTGGAGTTGGGCGGCGTGGCGTTCCAGCCCTCGTTGGGCTCCACCTCGGGCGTGCCGGCGCACTCCACGGGCACGTGGCCCGAGCAGGGATCGCCGGAGCAGACCAGGCTGAGGCCGTAGGTCTGGGGCGTCAGCACGTCGGGGTCGCCCACGTGCTCAACCACGATGTAGTACGCGCCGCCCGCCAGGTCGTTCACCGTGAAGGCCTCGTCGAAGCAGCGCGGGAAGCTGCCCGCGGCGGCCAGCGTCGCGCCGTCCACGGCGTGCTCGCGCAGGCTGACCCGGCCGTTGAAGTCGGAGACGTCCAGCGCGACGGTGATGTTGCCGCCGAAGTGGGTGTAGAGGTACCAGTCGGTGTCCGTGCTCGTGCCGTCGGCCAGCACCGTGCCGCAGCGCGTGTCCCCGCAGCGGATCACGTTGAAGCTGGCGTTGTTGTCGTTCCAGCCTTCGTTGGGCTCGACCTCGGCCGTGCCCGCGCACTCGACGGGTTCGCAGTTGGAGGGCGGCAGGAAGACCAGGGCCAGTTCGTCCATGATCGGCATGCCCTGGCCGTCGCGGTTCACCTGCAGGCCAATGGTGCCCGTGGCGTCCTCGGTGCCCACGGAGACGTCCAGCACGTCCGTCTCCGAGATGTCCTCGTACTGCACCACGGCCAGGCCGCTGGCGCTGAGGATGATCTGGAAGGTCAGCGGATTGCTGCCGCCCAGCGGGGTGACGTCGTTCCACTGGAAGATCGTGCGCTCGTTGGCCGTGTCGTCCCACTGGTAGACGGCGCTGCCGTTGGTCCCGACGTAGAGATCGTCCCACATGGCGAAGATCACGTCGTTGGGCAGCAGGGGGTCGGGGATGGCGCCGTTCCAGTAGGGCGTCGCCGTGGACTGGAAGGTCACGTAGCCGTTGGAGGAGACCCAGAGGTTGCTGTAGAAGTTGCCGTACCAGGGGAACTCGAAGGGCAGGCTGGCCGTGGCGGCCACGTCGTCGCCCGCGATGCCCAGGTTGGTGCCCGTGCCGCTGATGTCGGTCCACTCGTAGGCGGGGCCGCCCGGGCTCAGCGAACTGCGCCAGATGTAGCCGAAGGCGTCGGGCCCGCCGCTGCTGGGTGCCTCGGACCAGGAGCCCTGGTCCTCGTTGGAGCGGTCGGACTCGCCGGCCGTGAACACGGCGCTGACGGAGTAGGTGTAGACCACGTCCGCCTCGCTGCCCGAATTCAGGAAGTCGGTGAAGGCCAGGCCGGTGGTCTCCACCAGCAGCTCGTCGTCGCGGTAGAGCCGGAAGCTCTCGAACTCGCGCTCCGCGCCGCCGTGCAGCCAGCGCTGCCAGACGCCCGCGGCCGCCAGCTTGCTCATCCCGTGGGTCTCCATCAGGAAGGCCACGGCCTCGTCCTCGGAGGTCGGCAGCTCGGCGCCGAACAGGGTCACCAGCTCGATGTTGGGCGGAGGCAGCCAGGTGATCAGGGTGCCGGTCTGCAGGCCGTCGGAGGCGCTCAGGTTGAGGGGCGCCGTGGCGTAGCTCACCACGTCGAAGGCCAACGGCGCGGTGGTGCGTGTGTTGTGCAGCTCCGTGGCGTCCACGGCCACCAGCCACCAACTCACCAGGCTGTTTTCCGGCTGGTGCGGGATGGCCCCGCTCCAGAGGCTGTTCGCGCCCTGGCTCATGGCCACGCTCAACTCGGTGCCGCCGTTGACCGTGTAGAGCAGGGTCACGCTCTCAAGGCCGGTCTCGTCGGTCACCGTGGCCGTCACCGGATAGTCGCCGGGCAGCTCGGTTTCCACGTCGGAGGGCAGGTCTTGCAGGGAGACCACGGGCGGGCGGAAGTCGCCTTCCAGGGCGTCCACGAAGAAGGCCACGCCGTCGGTCACCACGCCGCCGTCGCTGTGATAGCGGTACTGCAGGCCGATGGTCCCGTCCGTGTTCTCCTGGCCCACGCTGAAGGAGAGCAGGTCGCCCTCGCCCATGTCCTGGTACTGGACCAGATAGTCGCCGCTGCCGTAGAGGATCACCTGGAAGGTGTGGCGCGGGTTGGTGTCGCTGCAGCAGCCGGGCACGTCCGTGAACTGCACGATGAAGCGCTCGTTGTCCGGGTCGGACAGGTAGCGCACGGAGCCCGGGGTCACGGGCCAGAGATCATCCCAGAAGGGCGCGATGAAGTTGTCCGGGCTCCAGCCGTCCGCCGGGGTGGGGAAGGGCTGGGCGCCCAGGCTGCTGTAGCCCTGGGTGAAACTCACGTAGCCGTTGGAGCCGATCCAGCACTGGGTGTAGGTGTCCTCGTAGAAGGGGAAGTCGATGCCCATGTCGAAGGGGCCGCCGAAACTGTCGTCCGAGAGGGTCACGTCCGTGCCGGTCGCGCTGATGTCGACCCACTCGAATTCCGGGCCGTTGGGATCCAGGCTGTTGGTCCAGACGTAGCCCATCTCGTCCGGGCCGCCCGTGGTGGGCCGCGGGGGCGTGGGCTCGATGACGATCTCGAAGGTGCCCGTGGCGGTCCAGTCGTCGGAGACCATCAGGTGGTAGGTGCCCGCCTCCAGGTTGATTTCGTTCAGGCGGGCCGCGCCCCAGGGGAGCTGGCAGTCCGACCAGCCGGCGGAGGCGATCAGCGTGCCTCCTTCACACGGGTTGTCGGTGAAGAGGTTCAACACCAGATCGTAACTGGAGCCCGCCTGGCAGGCGTCCAGGTTCCAGAGCCCGGAGCTGGGGATGGTCAGCGTGATGCCCGCGTCGCCGCCGTCGCCGCCGTAGACGTCCGTGGCGCCCACGTTGCTGCCCGACAGCGTGCCCGGAGCTGCGAACTCCACCACGGCGTCGTTGTAGCCCTCGCAGGGGTTGCCGACTTCGGTGATGTCCAGCGTGTAGGTGCCCTGGCTGGCGGAGCTGAAGCCGTCCACGGCCAGGAAGTAGTCGCCGGCGGGCAGGCTGATCTCGGTCAGCTGGGACTGCAGGCCGCAGGCGTCGTCGTTGACGTAGAGGCTGGTGCCCAGGGCGCCGTCGGCGTTCTCGAAGACCTCCAGCGCGCTGTCGTAGCTGGTGCCGCCGCAGAGCGAGATGGTGATGAAGGAGATCTGCTCCAGCGTGAAGCTGTAGAAGACGTCCGGGCTGCCGTAGGAAGTGCCTTCCTCATTGACGTAGCCCACGGTGGTTCCCGTGTCGTTGTAGGGGATGCCGTCGATCTGGGTGGCCTCCGCCGGGGTTTCGCCGCCCTGGCGCGTGCCGCCCTCCGCGGGCGGGAAGAGCCGGGCCTGCAGGTCCGCCGGCAGGGCCGCGCCCTCGTGCTTGAGGACCAGGTAGCGGGCCAGATCGGGGCTCATGAAGTCGGCTTGCTCCGCCCAGGGGGCGAAGTGCTCGTGCAGCATGCGCTCCACGTCGGCGTCGGTCTTGCAGCGGGTGCGCAGTTCGTCGCGCAGCCCGGCCTGGGCGCTGAGCCCGAGTCCCAGGCAGAGTGCGATGGGTACGACAAGTCGAGGCAGGTACATGGGTCCTCCCGTTGGGTCTGTGTGGCAAGTGCAGGTATGTACCAAGAGCGGGGCAAAAGGCCGAGGGAAATCTGGCCGGAAGCGCTCTTCCCCCCACTCGTCAGCTTGGGGGAGAAAGAGGAAGGCCCCCGCGTGGGGGCCTTCCAGGAACGTCGATTCAGGTGACCGGCTGGATTACTTCAGCAGGACGACCTTCTGGGTCAGGGTCTGTCCGCCCGTGGTCAGCGAGGTGAAATACACGCCGCTGGACAGCTGGGAGGCATTCCAGACGAAGTTGTGGACGCCCGGGCCGCGGTAGCCCAGATCGATCTGCTGCACCAACTGGCCGGCCAGGTTGTAGATGGCCAGGCTGGCGGGCATCAGCTCGGGCTGGGTCCAGCGGATGGTGGTCGTCGGGTTGAAGGGGTTCGGGAAGGCGCCCTGCAGCTCGAAGGCGAAGGGCTGGCCGTTCTCATCCACGGCGATGGTCAGGTTGCGCACTTCCATCGAGTAGTCGTGGGTCTCGGAGGCGCCCCAGTAGTCGGCCACGAAGTAGTAGGTGCCGGCGGGCATGTCCGCGACCTCGAGGACTTCGGGCGCCGCATCGGAGGAACCCACGTCGATGCCGGCGATGCAGCTCTCAGTGAAGTTGCAGTCCGTCAGCACGTAGATCGACTCGTCGGCCAGGCCCTGGCCCTGCATGGTGAAGCGGATGTCCGCCGGGGCGGCCAGCGTCAGCATGTGCAGGTGGTCGTAGCCCGCGCTGCTGATGCCGTCGCAGCCGTTCACCGCGTTGTGGTGGTTCATGGTCGGCGCGCTGTGGTTGGTCACGGTGTAGTAACCGGTCGGCCACGTGCCGGTGATGATGCCCTCGCAGGGATCAACCGGCGTGCAGGCGGCCATGGTCAGCGTCAGGCTGTAGTTCTGGTCCAGGGGCACGCCTTCGAAGTCGGTGTGCGCGATCACGGCGTAGTAGTCGCCGGGGGTCAGGCACTCGTAGTTGATCGTCTCGCCCTGGCAGGGACCGTTCTGGTTGGCGGCCGTGTAGGTGGCCCCGTCCAGCTCGTAGTCCAGCAGGAAGACGATGGCGTCGAACTCGTCGATCTCCGCGACCAGGCTCACGTTCATGGGCTCGTCGCCGGGCACCGTGAAGCGATACCAGTCGAGGTCGCGGCTGCCGCCGTCGGCCCAGACGCTGCCGCAGACGGTCTCGTCTTCGGCGATCTCGTTGTAGCTGGCGTTGTCGTCGTTCCAACCCTCGTTGGGCTCGACTTCGGCCGTGCCATCACACTGGACGGGCACGTGGCCTTCGCAGGGGTCACCCAGGCAGGTCAGGGTCAGGGCGTAGTCCTGATCCGTGTCCACGCCTTCGAAATCGTTGTGCGCGATCACCAGGTGGTACTCACCGGCGGCCAGGCCCGCGAAGGTGATGGTCTCGGCCACGCACATCGGGCTGGCGTCGGCAGAGGCGATGATGGCGCCCGCGGGATCGAAATCGGTGAGGAACAGGATGCAGTCGAACATGCCGATCTGGGTGGTCACTTCGATGTCGCCACCGGTGTGGGTGAAGTGGAACCAGTCCAGGTCGCGGTTGCCGCCCGTGGCCCAGGTGGTGCCGCAGACGGTCTCGCCGCAGGTGATCTCACCGTAGGTGGCGTTCTCGTCGTTCCAGCCCTCGTTGGGCTCGACCTCGGCCGTGCCCTGGCAGTCCACCGGGGGCAGGTTCTCGCAGGGATCGGCGCCACAGAACAGGGTCAGGTCGAAGGAGTAGTCGGAACCCGTGTAACCGTAGGCGTCCACCACCACGTAGTAGGTGCCGGCGGGATACACGCCCGTGATCACTTCTTCGGAGCCGACGGCATAGGGCATGTCCAGGCAGTCCAGGGGATCACAGGATCCCAGCAGGGCCATGTCCAGGTCCTCGGCCGCGTCGCTGGCCAGGGTCAGCTCGATGTAGCCGCCCGTGTGGTCCCAGGCGAACAGGACTTCGGGTCCGTCTTCGCCGCCGAAGCAGTAGGTGTCCCAGGAGTTGCCCACGCTCATGCCGCTCTCGCCGGTGACGGTCTCACCGCACTCGAGGGCGACGACGTTCTCGCAGGGATCCTGCCACTCGCAGACTTCGCAGCTCAGGGTCAGGGAGTAGTCCACTTCGTCGGGCACGCCGGCGAACGCGTTGTGACCCATCCACAGATAGTAGGTGCCGGCGGGCAGGCAGTCGGTGGTGATGGTCTCACCCTCGCAGAAGCCCATCTCGTCAGCCGTGAACATGATGTTGTAGGCGTCGTCCAGGACGAACATCAGCGGGTCGAAGAGCTCGGCCTCGGAGGTGATCGTCAAGACGGAGGGTTCCAGCAGCAGCAGTTCGAACCAGTCGGTGTCGCGCGTGTCCGCGTCGGCCCAGGTGGTGCCGCAGACGGTGGAGGCGATGCCGCACTCGATGGAGCCGTAGGTGTCGTCGCCGCCGAAGTCGGCGGGACCGTTGTTGGGCTCACCCTCGTCGTCGCCATTGCAGGTGATCTCGCCGCAGGTGCTGCAGATGATGTCCAGCGAGAAGTTGCCGACGCCCTCGCTGTAGCCTTCCACCACCACCCAGTAGGTGCCGGCGGTCAGGATCGTCGTGATCTCGGAGGCCAGGCCGCAAGCGTCGTCGTTGAAGGCGATCTCCGTGCCGCCGCTGACCGGGCAGCCGTCGTAGATGCGCAGATAGCTGTCATAGTCGGTGGCCGTGCACAGGGAGAAGGTGATCGGACCATCCTGGTCGATGGTCACTTCGAAGAACTTGTCCAGGGCGGGGTTGCCGACGTAATCGTAGCCGTCCACCGTGGTGCCCGTGATGCTGTCGCCGCAGCTCAGCTGCACGGGATCCGCGCAGGGATCGTCGATGGTGCAGGTCTCGCAGGAGACGCTCAGGCTGTAGCCGACTTCCTCGGGCACGCCCGTGAAGCCCGAATGGCCCATCCAGATGTAGTAGGTGCCGGGGAACATGCAGTCGGTGGTCAGGCTCTCGCCCTCGCACCAGCTGAAGTTGTTCGCCTGGTACTCGATGTCATAGTTCGAGTTCAGCACGAAGATCAGCGGGTCGAAGAGCTCGACTTCGCTGTTGATCGTCAGGATGCTGTTCTCGGTGATGAGGATCTCGTACCAGTCGGTGTCGCGCGTCTGGGCCGCGTCGTCGGTGAAGGTCGTGCCGCAGATGGTCTCGCCGCACTCGATGGCGCCGAAGTCATCGTTGCCGCCGAAATCGATCGGGCCGTTGTTGGGCTCGACCTCGGCCGTGCCGTCGCACTCGATGGGCGGGCAGCCCGCGGAGCACGTGGTGGCGCTGAAATTCACCGTCAGGTCGTAGGTGCCGTTGGCGGTGCCGTAGCCGTCCACCACCACGTAATAGGTGCCGGCTTCCAGGCAGCAGGGATCGATGATGCTGCTGAAGCCCGAGCAACCCGCGCCGTCGTCGTTCACGGCCACCAGGTTGTGCTCCGCGTCGAAGATGCCCAGGCAGCTGTCGTAGCTGGCCGCGTTGCACGTGCTGGCATCCACCTCGTAGCTGCCGGGCAGCGTGAAGGTGTAGAACACGTCCCCGCCGCCGAAGCTGCTGGTGGAGAAGAAGCTGGTGTTGCACAGGCCCGGGGCGATCTGGCCGGTGGGCACATCGTTGACCGAGCCGACGGTGGTGCCGCTGTCGGTGTAGGTGCCGCCCGCCTGGAAGGTGATGGCCACGGCGGAGGCCCAGGTCTCGCCACCCTGGCGCTGTCCGCCGCCCTGGGCGGGAGCCCCGAAGACTTCGCGGATCAGGGAGGCCGGGATGGGCAGGTTGTTGGCCTTCAAGTGCGCGTATTCCGCGTGGGCGGCCGAGGGGTAGCTCGGGGAGTCGCCCAGCAGGACCTGCGCGTTGAGGGGCGTGACGACCGGTCCGCCTTCCTTCGCGGGACGGGCCGGAGCCGTCCGTCCCAGCGTGCCCGTGGTGAGCGGCTGGGCCGGAGCGGTGTGCCGCACCAGGCTGGAAGACAGATTTTTCTTGACCGGCTTCTGGTGCTCGCGGTCCAGGCTGGGCTGGGGCGTTGCCGCCAGCGCGCTGCCTGCCACCGTCAGTACCAGTCCGGCGACCAGCAGTTTCTTCATCGGACTCTCCCTTGCTTCACGAAGCCGACCCTCCTGGGCGCGCGCGCCAGGTAACGGAATCCTCACTCGAGCGACATACCGTCCGGTGTCTTGACCTCGTATGTTCGAACATGTCATGGCTGTGTAGTTCGGGTCGGCCACTCCGACCCTCGAAATGGCTGCGCAAAGTTAGGACTTGACCCTCGTTGTCCAAACCTTTTGACCCCGGCCCCAGCTTTCTTCAAAGCCCCGGATCCGGTGCTGGAGCGGGACTTCCTCCCGCCGGGGGGTCGCCTTGGGTGGCGGAATCCCGTTGCCGGGAAAGCGGGATTCGTCTCTTTTCGGCAGCCGATCGGCCGGACTTGAGCCCGGGCCGGTCGACGCCCTGAAAACGGGATCCGGAGGGGCGCTCAAGCCGGGGCACCCGCCGTGGGTTCCCAGCGCCCGGGATCCGCCTCCAGCCCGGCCAGGCTCAGGGTCTGCTGGCGGCCGCCGCGCATGTCGCGCGCGGAGACCTGGCCCTGGGCGGCCTCGTCGGGACCCAACACCAGCACCCAGGGGATGCCCTTCTTGTCCGCGTAGGCCAGTTGCTTCTTGAGCTTGCCGGGCTCCAGGGCGATCTCTGTGGGCACGCCGGCCCCGCGCAGCCGCGCAGCGAGCTGAAGGGCCAGGGCGTCGGTCTCCGGGAAACTGCGGCTGACCAGCACGCGCGTGGGCGTCCGCTCCGCCAGGCCCGGCCGCAACTGGGCCAGGGCGGTGAGGATCCGGTCCAGCCCCAGGGTGGCGCCCACGGCGGGCAGGTCGCGGCCCAGGAACATGCCCACCAGGCCGTCGTAGCGCCCGCCGCCCATCAGGCTGCCCATGTGCGGCAGGGCGGGCAGCACAGTCTCGAAGATCGGGCCCGTATAGTAGGACAGGCCGCGGGCCAGGGTCAGGTCAAGCTTGAGGTGGGCGCCGGCCACGCCCAGGGTCAACAACTGGGCGTGCAGTTCGCGCAGTTCGTCCAGGGCCTGCCGGCCGGCGGGATGGTCGGCCAGCCGCGCGGCCAGGGCCGCCGGGTCGGCGAAGTCCACCGGCAGGGTGATGAGCTCCAGCACGCGGGCGACGGCCGCCTCGGCCAGGCCGCGCTGGCCCAGTTCTTTGCGCACGCCCTCCAGGCCCACCTT harbors:
- a CDS encoding T9SS type A sorting domain-containing protein; its protein translation is MYLPRLVVPIALCLGLGLSAQAGLRDELRTRCKTDADVERMLHEHFAPWAEQADFMSPDLARYLVLKHEGAALPADLQARLFPPAEGGTRQGGETPAEATQIDGIPYNDTGTTVGYVNEEGTSYGSPDVFYSFTLEQISFITISLCGGTSYDSALEVFENADGALGTSLYVNDDACGLQSQLTEISLPAGDYFLAVDGFSSASQGTYTLDITEVGNPCEGYNDAVVEFAAPGTLSGSNVGATDVYGGDGGDAGITLTIPSSGLWNLDACQAGSSYDLVLNLFTDNPCEGGTLIASAGWSDCQLPWGAARLNEINLEAGTYHLMVSDDWTATGTFEIVIEPTPPRPTTGGPDEMGYVWTNSLDPNGPEFEWVDISATGTDVTLSDDSFGGPFDMGIDFPFYEDTYTQCWIGSNGYVSFTQGYSSLGAQPFPTPADGWSPDNFIAPFWDDLWPVTPGSVRYLSDPDNERFIVQFTDVPGCCSDTNPRHTFQVILYGSGDYLVQYQDMGEGDLLSFSVGQENTDGTIGLQYRYHSDGGVVTDGVAFFVDALEGDFRPPVVSLQDLPSDVETELPGDYPVTATVTDETGLESVTLLYTVNGGTELSVAMSQGANSLWSGAIPHQPENSLVSWWLVAVDATELHNTRTTAPLAFDVVSYATAPLNLSASDGLQTGTLITWLPPPNIELVTLFGAELPTSEDEAVAFLMETHGMSKLAAAGVWQRWLHGGAEREFESFRLYRDDELLVETTGLAFTDFLNSGSEADVVYTYSVSAVFTAGESDRSNEDQGSWSEAPSSGGPDAFGYIWRSSLSPGGPAYEWTDISGTGTNLGIAGDDVAATASLPFEFPWYGNFYSNLWVSSNGYVTFQSTATPYWNGAIPDPLLPNDVIFAMWDDLYVGTNGSAVYQWDDTANERTIFQWNDVTPLGGSNPLTFQIILSASGLAVVQYEDISETDVLDVSVGTEDATGTIGLQVNRDGQGMPIMDELALVFLPPSNCEPVECAGTAEVEPNEGWNDNNASFNVIRCGDTRCGTVLADGTSTDTDWYLYTHFGGNITVALDVSDFNGRVSLREHAVDGATLAAAGSFPRCFDEAFTVNDLAGGAYYIVVEHVGDPDVLTPQTYGLSLVCSGDPCSGHVPVECAGTPEVEPNEGWNATPPNSSYGEIALGETVCGTTWANAGQRDMDWFRFTLTEPRTIHLSCEVDAFDAALFLTDLDPAGSVLSDVDDNLACAPEALTYENLPAGQYFVVIGNNSFDGVPVPQNYSLTVSLAGGPEDPCDNYVDMGNFHDIVQMSRPAPMNIHHNGTGCPGAINSPGRDEVTRLVLSQTTDLQVTLQGDGNADEVILLLGNCAQPESSCGAAVNANGAGPQGETLTMANVPAGDYFIVADFAGQDETQGYQLTIIDMESSLDEGRELAFTVEPNYPNPFNPSTTIHWTQPALAAATLTVHDMRGALVEELDLGVRGAGRHQVTWDATRFGSGVYFCTLAAGGQSHTLKAVLLK
- the hisS gene encoding histidine--tRNA ligase; protein product: MTIQPRLYNGTRDLLPADMLPRERVLAEFRRSFQLFGFAPVETPALEYLEILTGKYGDDEAQLLYRLDYRNDDPARRLALRYDLTVPLARLVALHPELPLPFKRYQLQPVWRADRPQPHQGRYREFMQCDLDTVGSTSLSADAEIVAVCADLLGKLELPGFVIRLNHRRLLGAIVELAGLDADQEAAVCGAVDKLDKVGLEGVRKELGQRGLAEAAVARVLELITLPVDFADPAALAARLADHPAGRQALDELRELHAQLLTLGVAGAHLKLDLTLARGLSYYTGPIFETVLPALPHMGSLMGGGRYDGLVGMFLGRDLPAVGATLGLDRILTALAQLRPGLAERTPTRVLVSRSFPETDALALQLAARLRGAGVPTEIALEPGKLKKQLAYADKKGIPWVLVLGPDEAAQGQVSARDMRGGRQQTLSLAGLEADPGRWEPTAGAPA
- a CDS encoding T9SS type A sorting domain-containing protein is translated as MKKLLVAGLVLTVAGSALAATPQPSLDREHQKPVKKNLSSSLVRHTAPAQPLTTGTLGRTAPARPAKEGGPVVTPLNAQVLLGDSPSYPSAAHAEYAHLKANNLPIPASLIREVFGAPAQGGGQRQGGETWASAVAITFQAGGTYTDSGTTVGSVNDVPTGQIAPGLCNTSFFSTSSFGGGDVFYTFTLPGSYEVDASTCNAASYDSCLGIFDAEHNLVAVNDDGAGCSGFSSIIDPCCLEAGTYYVVVDGYGTANGTYDLTVNFSATTCSAGCPPIECDGTAEVEPNNGPIDFGGNDDFGAIECGETICGTTFTDDAAQTRDTDWYEILITENSILTINSEVELFDPLIFVLNSNYDIEYQANNFSWCEGESLTTDCMFPGTYYIWMGHSGFTGVPEEVGYSLSVSCETCTIDDPCADPVQLSCGDSITGTTVDGYDYVGNPALDKFFEVTIDQDGPITFSLCTATDYDSYLRIYDGCPVSGGTEIAFNDDACGLASEITTILTAGTYWVVVEGYSEGVGNFSLDIICSTCGEITCNGDDEGEPNNGPADFGGDDTYGSIECGIASTVCGTTWADADTRDTDWFELLLLEPSVLTITSEAELFDPLMFVLDDAYNIMFTADEMGFCEGETITTDCLPAGTYYLWMGHNAFAGVPDEVDYSLTLSCEVCEWQDPCENVVALECGETVTGESGMSVGNSWDTYCFGGEDGPEVLFAWDHTGGYIELTLASDAAEDLDMALLGSCDPLDCLDMPYAVGSEEVITGVYPAGTYYVVVDAYGYTGSDYSFDLTLFCGADPCENLPPVDCQGTAEVEPNEGWNDENATYGEITCGETVCGTTWATGGNRDLDWFHFTHTGGDIEVTTQIGMFDCILFLTDFDPAGAIIASADASPMCVAETITFAGLAAGEYHLVIAHNDFEGVDTDQDYALTLTCLGDPCEGHVPVQCDGTAEVEPNEGWNDDNASYNEIAEDETVCGSVWADGGSRDLDWYRFTVPGDEPMNVSLVAEIDEFDAIVFLLDYELDGATYTAANQNGPCQGETINYECLTPGDYYAVIAHTDFEGVPLDQNYSLTLTMAACTPVDPCEGIITGTWPTGYYTVTNHSAPTMNHHNAVNGCDGISSAGYDHLHMLTLAAPADIRFTMQGQGLADESIYVLTDCNFTESCIAGIDVGSSDAAPEVLEVADMPAGTYYFVADYWGASETHDYSMEVRNLTIAVDENGQPFAFELQGAFPNPFNPTTTIRWTQPELMPASLAIYNLAGQLVQQIDLGYRGPGVHNFVWNASQLSSGVYFTSLTTGGQTLTQKVVLLK